From one Formosa sediminum genomic stretch:
- a CDS encoding efflux RND transporter permease subunit, producing MNLIKSSLKYKQITIAVLILIFIVGIFSLLTMPRREDPKITVRQGLVLAYFPGANSTQIEDQVTKTIEKTLFQFSEIRKRKTFSTSRDGVMIVQVELEEWVTDPDVFWNKLTIALQLTKQTELPSGVIGPVINSDFGDTEAIVLGITAQNGGYLELENYAKKIEDKLRNIRAVSKIKRTGEQQQEIVITSSSEKLAQYGIKFNDVISILKSQNNIYPSGDLDTDENNVPFYTTSYYATEDEIAEQIIGTADNGDVIRVSDVAEIKRQYKDPTTYTGVNGKPAIILSIQMQEGNNIVDFGDAVQLQIEEALSEMPSDVKIEKIIDQPSIVDNNVGHFIREFFIAIVAVIIVILLLLPFRIALVAAMAIPMTVAMTFATLHAFGIELHQVSLAALIVVLGMVVDDAIVIADNYVELLDEGIPPATAAWKSATDLIIPVLTATITIIAAFLPMVILSGSVGEFIFALPITVTIALGSSFVVAMLFTPILCNKFIKKGLHQDQSEDKNKKPSVLDRMQLLYNKLLDKSVKVPKLILLISIIVIALGVGMYFIIPQKFFPAAERNQFVVDLWMPTETKIDKTHDAIKNIERSIKDDERVISYATFTGKSAPRFYYNFSPEVPTTNFAQVLINTTDEHTAESLAEDLTESTKHLIPNGKPLVQLMQQGTPYLAPVEVRVSGEDINTIEKIGAQIAEILKHTKGSLNVRNNFHENYYGIDIKLKPEASRLGFTTESIAKTLYIGFSGAPISTVYEGSTPVSLVFRLNEDNRKNFDNLANTYLPSPVTGASVPLRQIATLTPQWHTGRIIRRNGIRTMSVLSDVQNTYLPNDILKSAMKDIQNLNLPKGYTIKYGGEYENKKETFNQMIVALGISIVLIFLILLFQFKNIKETFLVMITIPLSLLGAFLGLLITGNDFGFTAFVGLISLSGVVVRNAIILIDYTNELIKNGDSIKEAAIEAGKRRLRPIFLTAMAAAIGVLPMILSGSPMWSPLASVLAVGVIWSMLMALLCIPVLYISFIKPKDLPHLINNAS from the coding sequence ATGAATTTAATTAAATCCTCTTTAAAATATAAGCAAATCACCATTGCTGTTTTAATCCTCATTTTTATTGTTGGTATTTTTTCTTTACTGACAATGCCTAGACGAGAAGATCCTAAAATTACCGTTAGACAAGGTTTAGTACTCGCCTATTTTCCTGGTGCAAATTCAACACAAATAGAAGATCAAGTAACTAAAACCATTGAAAAAACCTTATTTCAATTCTCTGAAATCAGAAAACGTAAAACATTCTCTACCTCTAGAGATGGCGTAATGATAGTGCAAGTAGAATTAGAAGAATGGGTTACAGACCCTGATGTATTTTGGAACAAACTTACTATTGCCCTTCAACTTACCAAACAAACCGAACTTCCTAGCGGTGTAATTGGTCCCGTAATTAACTCTGATTTTGGAGATACAGAAGCTATAGTTTTAGGAATAACAGCACAAAACGGAGGGTATCTAGAATTAGAAAACTATGCTAAAAAGATTGAAGACAAACTAAGAAATATTAGAGCCGTTTCAAAAATTAAACGCACAGGCGAACAACAACAAGAAATTGTCATTACTTCTAGTTCAGAAAAATTAGCACAATATGGTATTAAATTTAATGATGTTATTAGCATTTTAAAATCTCAAAATAACATATATCCCTCTGGAGATTTAGATACTGATGAAAATAATGTCCCTTTTTACACGACAAGTTATTATGCTACCGAAGATGAAATTGCCGAACAAATTATTGGAACAGCAGATAACGGAGACGTCATTCGAGTTAGCGATGTTGCCGAAATAAAAAGACAATATAAAGACCCAACAACATACACTGGTGTAAACGGAAAACCCGCTATTATCTTATCCATACAAATGCAAGAAGGAAATAATATAGTAGATTTTGGTGATGCCGTACAATTACAAATTGAAGAAGCCCTCTCAGAAATGCCTTCTGATGTTAAAATTGAAAAAATTATAGATCAGCCCTCTATAGTCGACAATAACGTTGGTCATTTTATCAGAGAATTTTTCATAGCTATAGTTGCTGTAATCATTGTTATCTTATTGCTATTACCTTTTAGAATTGCTTTAGTCGCAGCAATGGCAATACCTATGACGGTGGCCATGACATTTGCTACACTCCATGCTTTTGGAATTGAATTACACCAAGTTTCTCTAGCCGCATTAATTGTTGTATTAGGCATGGTTGTAGATGATGCAATAGTTATAGCAGATAATTACGTAGAACTTTTAGACGAAGGAATTCCTCCAGCAACTGCTGCATGGAAAAGTGCAACAGATTTAATTATACCAGTACTTACAGCAACCATAACTATTATTGCCGCATTTTTACCCATGGTAATATTAAGTGGTTCTGTAGGCGAATTTATATTTGCTCTACCTATTACTGTTACCATTGCCTTGGGATCGTCCTTTGTTGTAGCCATGTTATTCACGCCAATTCTATGTAACAAATTTATTAAGAAAGGACTGCATCAAGATCAATCTGAAGACAAAAACAAAAAACCTTCGGTTCTAGATCGTATGCAACTACTCTACAATAAACTACTGGATAAAAGTGTAAAAGTGCCAAAACTTATTTTATTAATTAGCATTATTGTTATAGCATTAGGTGTAGGGATGTATTTTATAATTCCGCAAAAATTCTTTCCTGCGGCAGAACGTAATCAATTTGTGGTAGACCTCTGGATGCCTACAGAAACTAAAATAGATAAAACACACGATGCTATTAAAAATATTGAACGCTCTATTAAAGATGACGAGAGAGTAATCTCTTATGCTACATTTACCGGAAAAAGTGCTCCACGATTTTACTACAACTTCTCTCCTGAAGTACCCACAACAAATTTTGCTCAAGTTTTAATAAATACTACAGATGAACATACAGCAGAATCTTTAGCAGAAGATTTAACTGAAAGCACAAAACATTTAATTCCTAATGGAAAACCTTTAGTGCAACTTATGCAACAAGGCACACCATATCTAGCTCCTGTTGAAGTTAGAGTTTCTGGAGAGGATATTAATACCATAGAGAAAATAGGTGCACAAATTGCTGAAATATTAAAACACACGAAAGGGAGTTTAAACGTTCGTAATAATTTTCATGAAAATTATTACGGTATAGATATTAAATTAAAGCCAGAAGCTAGCAGGTTAGGTTTTACTACAGAGAGTATTGCAAAAACATTATATATAGGGTTCTCTGGCGCACCTATTAGTACAGTATACGAAGGAAGTACACCTGTAAGTTTAGTCTTTAGATTAAATGAAGATAATCGTAAAAATTTCGACAATCTTGCAAACACCTATTTACCATCTCCCGTAACTGGAGCTTCTGTTCCATTAAGGCAAATTGCAACATTAACACCACAATGGCATACAGGTCGAATTATTCGTAGAAATGGTATTAGGACTATGTCGGTTTTAAGTGATGTCCAAAACACATACTTACCAAACGACATCCTAAAATCTGCCATGAAAGACATACAAAATTTAAATCTTCCAAAAGGGTATACTATTAAATATGGAGGAGAATATGAAAATAAAAAAGAAACATTTAATCAGATGATTGTGGCTTTAGGCATTAGCATCGTTTTAATTTTTCTTATTTTATTATTCCAGTTTAAAAACATTAAAGAAACCTTTTTAGTCATGATAACTATACCTCTTAGTTTACTTGGCGCTTTTTTAGGATTACTTATTACTGGAAATGATTTTGGCTTTACAGCCTTTGTTGGTTTAATAAGCCTCTCTGGAGTAGTTGTAAGAAATGCTATAATTTTAATAGATTACACAAACGAACTCATAAAAAATGGAGATTCTATTAAAGAAGCGGCTATTGAGGCGGGGAAAAGAAGACTTCGTCCAATTTTCTTAACTGCCATGGCTGCAGCTATTGGCGTTTTACCTATGATTTTATCTGGCTCTCCAATGTGGAGTCCGTTGGCCAGTGTTTTAGCTGTGGGTGTAATTTGGTCTATGCTAATGGCATTACTATGTATCCCTGTGTTATACATTAGTTTTATAAAACCAAAAGATTTACCACATCTTATTAATAATGCATCTTAA
- a CDS encoding efflux RND transporter periplasmic adaptor subunit: MRLNPYHSVLSIFIFTTFIILTSCKSKEEENKPSKETPISVEVLKIEKETITNTISLSGNVEANTTIRLGFMVAGKIQYIAINEGESIKKGALLASLDDSDYQIGLKAANGKLLEVQDKYNRLKIMHERNSLSDADFIKIKAGLEQAEANKELQAKNIYHTKIYAPISGVLLKKGVSEGEVIDKGMPIFGLGDIDTVKINAAVPGDEINSIKLNQDATVNIYALDTIYKGKVIEVGLAAEAKTRTYNAKIEIDNPNHKILPGMIAQIDINSNKKEHKILVPGHAILKDTDNKSYVYIVDEKTNKVFKRDISIGKLHQNNIEITSGLNANEIIVTSGIQNLNNGSLVNFN, from the coding sequence ATGCGATTAAACCCATACCACTCCGTATTATCAATATTTATCTTCACAACTTTTATTATACTGACAAGTTGTAAGTCTAAAGAAGAAGAAAATAAACCATCTAAGGAAACTCCAATATCTGTTGAAGTTTTAAAAATTGAAAAAGAAACCATTACAAACACCATCTCTTTAAGCGGAAATGTTGAAGCCAACACTACAATAAGATTAGGTTTTATGGTTGCAGGAAAAATTCAGTATATAGCCATAAACGAAGGAGAATCTATAAAAAAAGGAGCGTTATTAGCAAGTTTAGACGATTCAGATTATCAAATAGGTCTTAAGGCTGCCAACGGAAAACTATTAGAAGTACAAGACAAATACAATCGTTTAAAAATTATGCATGAACGCAACAGTTTAAGCGATGCCGATTTTATTAAAATTAAAGCTGGTTTAGAACAAGCTGAAGCCAATAAAGAACTACAGGCTAAGAATATTTATCATACCAAAATTTATGCACCTATTTCTGGAGTACTATTAAAAAAAGGTGTTTCTGAAGGCGAAGTTATAGATAAAGGCATGCCTATATTTGGTTTAGGAGACATCGATACAGTTAAAATTAATGCAGCTGTTCCTGGAGATGAAATTAATTCAATAAAACTAAATCAAGACGCAACTGTTAACATTTATGCACTAGACACTATATATAAAGGTAAAGTCATTGAAGTTGGTTTAGCTGCTGAAGCCAAAACAAGAACGTATAATGCTAAAATTGAAATTGATAATCCAAATCATAAAATTCTTCCGGGTATGATTGCCCAAATTGATATTAATTCTAATAAAAAGGAACATAAAATTTTAGTTCCTGGTCATGCTATTTTAAAAGACACCGACAATAAATCCTACGTATATATAGTTGATGAAAAAACAAATAAGGTCTTTAAACGAGACATTTCTATAGGGAAACTCCATCAAAATAATATAGAAATTACTTCGGGTCTTAATGCCAATGAAATCATTGTAACTTCCGGAATTCAAAATTTAAATAACGGAAGTCTAGTTAACTTTAATTAA
- a CDS encoding choice-of-anchor I family protein, with the protein MKKRLLLLTLFIGGYLNAQINPGDMAFIGMNADGDDDFALVTFVDIPANTTIHFADKEWTGTAFNSGEAAYSWLTGDEKIIAGSVISFNTISEIPSVNYGTINGEPGGLSSSSEAIFAYLGTDVNTPTTFIAAVANATGAFGDLSNTGLTEGLTAITYSPDGVDIAVYNGMRTGLDQNGYLLALNDMSNYDIQDTDEDDHNDGIAPESTFSTTPFTISSEDLTAPSVVSIKTTTNTTTEVVFSENITQVSAETISNYSFTPALTISNISYNATSHTATLTHDGFIEGTGYMLTVTNIKDLAENMQPSSFTSDYLFYNTITSGLIITEIMYNAPSDNSDALEFLEIYNTTTETISLGGLQVKDESNFVFIFPEMNLEANAMVLLATDKTTADAFYGVNFLDMPQGISNALGNGGEVLQILNTQDETIFAMEYSDDEPWPTAADGDGPSLELINPEINFNEGTNWAASTNLIGESLGEKVYASPGTFNTVSEVVPQLTFTKSIYNISEDAAEVNIQLDLSAASNSEITADINLVSELITATPGTDFTFSTQTITIPANTTVYTLNIPLTDDSQIETDELFILQLSNINNATLGNFGTAGIYIIDNDQDVISATDPLNINFKTSYTVDTAGSAEISAYDATTQRLFVLNSVGKTIEILNFSNPENLSTIKTIDLSTYGTEGPTSVAVYNGLVAASVSNGPEANGVVLLMDTNGENITQVTVGNLPDNVSFSPDGTKLLTANEGQPNSDYSIDPEGSISIITATAGLGNITQNDVQTINFNAFDAQLSELQANGVRITGPGATVSQDLEPEYITFSDNSKKAWVSLQENNALAIIDLDTNTITDILPLGLKDFSITENTFDASDDTDFIFMANWPVKGMYMPDAISYFELNGIGYVVTANEGDAREYDAFEEEVKVGDNDYILDPIAFPNAGLLKLDENIGRLAVTNASGDTDNDGDFDEIHMFGSRSFSIRNATTGALVYDSADDFERITASDPTYAELFNTSNSNNNFKNRSDNKGPEPEGITVANIAGKFYAFITLERVGGFMTYDITDPTNPTFIKYINNRTLGDNEGGDLGPEGIIYIAPEDNTLNTGLIVLSNEVSSTISVYSLENITTLGVNEATEESHTFKVYPNPVQSNNIIYFNTQVNVSLYDLQGRLVISKENVNTLNIPAVTSGTYILKTDKGSVKKIIIK; encoded by the coding sequence ATGAAAAAACGTTTACTTTTATTAACTCTATTTATTGGAGGCTACTTAAATGCACAAATTAATCCTGGAGACATGGCTTTTATTGGTATGAATGCAGATGGCGACGATGATTTTGCATTAGTGACTTTTGTAGATATCCCTGCAAATACAACCATACATTTTGCAGATAAAGAATGGACTGGTACTGCATTTAATTCTGGTGAAGCAGCTTACTCTTGGTTAACTGGAGATGAAAAAATTATTGCCGGATCTGTTATCTCTTTTAATACTATTAGCGAAATTCCTAGTGTAAATTACGGAACTATAAATGGAGAACCTGGTGGTTTATCGTCTAGTAGTGAAGCTATCTTTGCTTATTTAGGCACAGATGTTAATACACCAACTACATTTATTGCTGCGGTTGCCAACGCTACTGGAGCTTTCGGAGATTTATCGAATACTGGCCTTACAGAAGGTTTAACGGCAATTACATATAGCCCAGATGGTGTAGACATTGCTGTATATAATGGTATGAGAACTGGATTAGACCAAAACGGATATTTATTGGCCTTGAATGATATGAGCAATTATGATATACAAGACACCGATGAAGATGACCATAATGATGGTATTGCACCAGAGTCTACTTTTAGTACTACGCCGTTTACAATTTCTTCTGAAGATCTAACTGCACCTTCTGTAGTTTCCATAAAAACGACTACCAATACAACTACAGAGGTTGTGTTTTCTGAAAATATTACTCAAGTATCAGCAGAAACGATATCAAATTATAGCTTTACTCCTGCTTTAACCATCTCTAATATTAGTTACAATGCAACATCTCATACAGCAACATTAACTCATGATGGTTTTATTGAAGGTACTGGATATATGTTAACCGTAACTAATATTAAAGACTTAGCAGAGAACATGCAACCTTCAAGTTTTACAAGTGATTATTTATTTTATAATACTATCACCTCAGGTCTTATAATTACAGAAATAATGTATAACGCACCTTCTGATAATTCTGATGCTCTAGAATTTTTAGAAATATATAATACAACTACTGAAACAATAAGTTTAGGAGGCCTTCAAGTTAAAGATGAAAGTAACTTTGTTTTTATCTTCCCAGAAATGAATTTAGAAGCCAACGCTATGGTATTATTAGCGACAGATAAAACAACAGCAGATGCTTTTTATGGCGTAAACTTTTTAGATATGCCACAAGGAATTTCAAACGCTTTAGGTAATGGTGGTGAAGTATTACAAATTTTAAATACTCAGGACGAAACTATTTTCGCTATGGAATATAGTGACGATGAGCCTTGGCCTACAGCCGCAGATGGCGATGGTCCCTCTTTAGAACTTATAAATCCTGAAATAAATTTTAATGAGGGTACAAATTGGGCTGCCTCCACAAACCTAATCGGAGAATCCTTAGGTGAAAAAGTATATGCATCTCCAGGAACATTCAATACTGTTTCAGAGGTAGTACCTCAGCTTACTTTTACAAAATCTATATATAATATATCTGAGGATGCCGCTGAAGTTAATATTCAATTAGATCTTTCTGCTGCATCTAATTCAGAAATTACGGCCGATATTAACTTAGTAAGTGAATTAATTACTGCAACACCTGGTACAGATTTTACGTTTTCAACACAAACTATAACCATACCTGCAAATACAACAGTATATACGTTAAACATTCCACTTACAGATGATTCTCAAATTGAAACAGATGAGTTATTTATTTTACAACTCTCTAATATTAATAATGCCACACTAGGTAATTTTGGCACAGCAGGTATTTATATTATAGATAACGACCAAGATGTTATTTCGGCAACAGATCCATTAAATATTAATTTTAAAACAAGCTATACCGTAGATACCGCTGGATCTGCAGAAATTAGTGCTTACGATGCGACTACTCAACGTTTATTTGTCCTAAACTCTGTTGGAAAAACTATAGAAATTTTAAATTTTTCTAATCCAGAAAACCTTTCTACAATTAAAACTATTGATTTATCTACTTACGGAACCGAAGGTCCAACAAGTGTAGCTGTTTATAATGGTTTAGTGGCTGCATCGGTATCTAACGGACCTGAAGCGAATGGTGTTGTATTATTAATGGATACTAATGGAGAAAATATTACTCAAGTTACTGTCGGCAATTTACCTGACAACGTTAGTTTTTCTCCAGACGGAACAAAACTTTTAACCGCTAACGAAGGACAACCTAACTCAGATTATAGTATCGATCCAGAAGGGAGCATTTCTATTATAACTGCAACTGCTGGCTTAGGCAATATCACCCAAAACGATGTGCAAACTATTAACTTTAACGCCTTCGATGCCCAGTTAAGTGAATTACAAGCTAATGGCGTTAGAATCACTGGACCTGGTGCGACTGTTTCTCAAGATCTAGAACCAGAATATATTACGTTTTCAGACAATTCTAAAAAAGCTTGGGTAAGTTTACAAGAAAATAATGCTTTAGCGATTATAGACCTAGATACAAATACCATAACAGACATCCTTCCTTTAGGTTTAAAAGATTTTAGTATTACAGAAAATACTTTTGATGCTTCAGATGATACAGATTTTATTTTCATGGCAAATTGGCCTGTAAAAGGAATGTATATGCCAGATGCTATTTCATATTTTGAACTAAATGGTATTGGTTATGTTGTTACTGCTAACGAAGGTGATGCCAGAGAATATGATGCTTTTGAAGAAGAAGTAAAAGTTGGAGACAACGATTATATTTTAGATCCAATTGCATTTCCAAATGCAGGTTTATTAAAATTAGATGAAAATATTGGGCGCTTAGCTGTTACTAATGCCAGTGGAGACACAGATAATGATGGTGATTTTGATGAAATTCACATGTTTGGATCCCGTTCTTTTAGTATTAGAAATGCCACTACAGGGGCTTTAGTTTATGATAGCGCAGATGATTTTGAACGCATAACAGCCTCAGATCCTACTTACGCAGAATTATTTAACACCAGTAACAGCAACAATAATTTTAAAAATAGAAGTGATAATAAAGGGCCAGAACCAGAAGGTATCACGGTTGCAAATATTGCAGGTAAATTTTATGCCTTTATAACTCTTGAACGTGTTGGCGGCTTCATGACTTACGATATTACAGATCCTACTAACCCTACTTTTATTAAATATATTAACAACCGTACTTTAGGCGATAATGAAGGAGGCGATTTAGGTCCAGAAGGGATTATATATATTGCTCCAGAAGACAACACTTTAAATACCGGATTAATCGTTTTATCTAACGAAGTAAGTTCTACAATTAGTGTATATTCTTTAGAAAACATCACGACATTAGGTGTTAATGAAGCCACAGAAGAATCTCATACATTTAAAGTTTATCCAAACCCAGTACAATCAAACAACATAATCTATTTTAACACCCAAGTCAATGTAAGTTTATACGATTTACAAGGAAGATTAGTAATTTCTAAAGAAAACGTAAATACCCTTAACATTCCTGCTGTTACAAGTGGTACATATATATTAAAAACCGACAAGGGATCTGTAAAAAAGATTATAATAAAGTAA
- the dnaK gene encoding molecular chaperone DnaK: MSKIIGIDLGTTNSCVSVMEGNEPVVIPNAEGKRTTPSVIAFVEGGEIKVGDPAKRQAVTNPTKTVYSIKRFMGNKYSESQSEAERVPYKVVKGDNDTPRVDIDGRLYTPQELSAMILQKMKKTAEDYLGTSVSEAVITVPAYFNDSQRQATKEAGEIAGLKVRRIINEPTAAALAYGMDKKGTDQKIVVFDFGGGTHDVSILELGDGVFEVLSTDGDTHLGGDDVDEKIINWLADEFKADEDIDLRKDAMALQRLKEAAEKAKIELSSSAQTEINLPYVTATASGPKHLVRTLTRSKFEQLIDDLVKRTIEPCKTALKAAGLSISDIDEVILVGGSTRIPAVQSAVEKFFGKAPSKGVNPDEVVSLGAGIQGGVLTGDVKDVLLLDVTPLSLGIETMGNVMTKLIEANTTIPTKKSQVFSTAADNQPSVEIHVLQGERAMAGDNKTIGRFHLDGIPPAKRGTPQIEVTFDIDANGIIKVSATDKATNKTQDIRIEASSGLTEEEIQKMKADAEANAEADKVAKETADKLNAADAMIFQTESQLAEFGDKLSADKKQPIEEALAELKTAFESKDIAVIDPALEKINEAWKVASEEMYKAQAEAQGGAQPGPDAGSEGQSNDGSSDVEDVDFEEVK; encoded by the coding sequence ATGAGTAAAATTATTGGAATCGATTTAGGAACTACAAACTCTTGTGTGTCTGTAATGGAAGGTAACGAGCCTGTAGTAATTCCTAACGCAGAAGGTAAACGTACAACTCCATCTGTAATTGCTTTTGTAGAAGGCGGTGAGATTAAAGTTGGTGACCCAGCAAAAAGACAAGCAGTTACAAACCCTACTAAAACAGTTTATTCTATTAAACGTTTTATGGGAAATAAATATTCTGAATCACAAAGTGAAGCAGAACGTGTACCTTATAAAGTAGTAAAAGGAGATAACGATACACCAAGAGTAGATATTGATGGTCGTTTATATACACCTCAAGAATTATCGGCAATGATTCTTCAAAAAATGAAGAAAACTGCTGAAGATTATTTAGGAACTTCTGTTTCTGAAGCCGTTATTACTGTACCAGCTTACTTTAACGATAGTCAGCGTCAAGCAACTAAAGAAGCAGGTGAGATTGCAGGTTTAAAAGTACGTCGTATTATTAACGAACCAACTGCAGCAGCTTTAGCATATGGTATGGACAAGAAAGGTACAGACCAAAAAATAGTTGTATTTGACTTTGGTGGTGGTACGCATGATGTATCTATCTTAGAGTTAGGAGATGGTGTATTTGAAGTATTATCTACAGATGGAGATACACACTTAGGTGGTGACGACGTAGACGAAAAAATTATTAACTGGTTAGCAGACGAGTTTAAAGCAGACGAAGATATTGATTTACGTAAAGACGCTATGGCTTTACAACGTTTAAAAGAAGCTGCTGAAAAAGCTAAGATTGAATTATCATCTTCTGCTCAAACAGAAATCAATTTACCTTATGTAACTGCTACAGCTAGCGGACCAAAACACTTAGTGCGTACTTTAACACGTTCTAAATTTGAGCAATTAATAGACGATTTAGTAAAACGTACTATCGAACCATGTAAAACAGCTTTAAAAGCAGCAGGTTTATCTATTAGTGATATTGATGAAGTTATATTAGTAGGTGGTTCTACACGTATACCAGCTGTACAATCTGCAGTAGAAAAATTCTTTGGAAAAGCGCCAAGTAAAGGTGTTAACCCAGATGAGGTTGTATCTTTAGGTGCAGGAATACAAGGTGGTGTATTAACAGGAGATGTAAAAGATGTATTATTATTAGACGTTACACCTTTATCTTTAGGTATTGAAACTATGGGTAATGTAATGACTAAGCTTATTGAAGCGAATACAACCATTCCTACTAAGAAATCTCAAGTATTCTCTACAGCAGCAGATAACCAACCATCAGTAGAAATTCACGTATTACAAGGTGAACGAGCTATGGCAGGAGATAACAAAACAATAGGACGTTTTCACTTAGATGGTATTCCACCAGCAAAAAGAGGAACACCACAAATTGAAGTTACTTTTGATATTGATGCTAATGGTATTATAAAAGTATCGGCTACAGATAAGGCTACAAATAAAACACAAGATATCCGTATTGAAGCCTCTTCAGGATTAACAGAAGAAGAAATTCAAAAAATGAAAGCAGATGCTGAAGCTAACGCAGAAGCAGATAAAGTTGCAAAAGAAACTGCAGATAAATTAAACGCTGCAGATGCTATGATTTTCCAAACAGAAAGTCAACTTGCAGAATTTGGTGATAAATTATCAGCAGATAAAAAACAACCAATTGAAGAAGCTTTAGCAGAGCTTAAAACAGCTTTCGAAAGTAAAGACATCGCAGTGATCGATCCAGCTTTAGAAAAAATTAATGAAGCTTGGAAAGTAGCTAGTGAAGAAATGTACAAAGCGCAAGCAGAAGCTCAAGGTGGTGCACAACCAGGACCTGATGCAGGTAGCGAAGGACAGTCTAACGACGGTAGTAGTGATGTTGAAGACGTAGACTTCGAAGAAGTAAAGTAG
- the rplT gene encoding 50S ribosomal protein L20 → MPRSVNSVAKRARRKKVLKQAKGYFGRRKNVWTVAKNAVDKAMLYSYRDRRNKKRTFRALWITRINAGARQYGLSYSQFMGKLKANQIELNRKVLADLAMNNPEAFKAIVDKVK, encoded by the coding sequence ATGCCAAGATCAGTAAACTCAGTAGCAAAAAGAGCCAGAAGAAAAAAGGTTCTTAAGCAAGCAAAAGGTTACTTCGGACGTCGTAAAAACGTTTGGACAGTAGCAAAAAACGCGGTTGATAAAGCCATGCTTTATTCATATAGAGACCGTAGAAATAAAAAGAGAACATTCCGTGCACTATGGATCACGCGTATTAACGCAGGAGCTAGACAATACGGACTATCTTATTCTCAATTCATGGGTAAATTAAAAGCTAATCAAATCGAATTAAACCGTAAGGTTTTAGCTGATTTAGCAATGAACAACCCTGAAGCTTTTAAAGCAATAGTAGATAAAGTAAAATAA
- the rpmI gene encoding 50S ribosomal protein L35, which produces MPKMKTKSSAKKRFKLTGTGKIKRKHAFKSHILTKKSKKRKLKLTHDGLVHKSDEDNIKTLLRLK; this is translated from the coding sequence ATGCCTAAAATGAAAACAAAATCTAGTGCCAAAAAACGTTTCAAGTTAACAGGTACTGGTAAGATAAAAAGAAAGCACGCTTTTAAGAGTCACATCTTAACAAAGAAGTCTAAAAAGCGTAAGCTTAAGTTAACTCACGATGGTTTAGTACATAAATCAGACGAGGACAATATTAAAACATTATTACGTTTAAAGTAA
- the infC gene encoding translation initiation factor IF-3, with amino-acid sequence MRRKKQAPRRVEKEDQHRINSKIRVEEVRLVGDNVEVGVYPIRKALAIAEEQELDLVEISPKAVPPVCKVMDYKKFLYEQKKRDKALKSKATKVIVKEIRFGPQTDDHDYEFKKKHAEKFLKEGAKLKAFVFFKGRSIVFKEQGQILLLRLAQDLEEFGKVEQMPKLEGKRMTMFIAPKKSK; translated from the coding sequence ATACGTAGAAAAAAACAAGCCCCGAGAAGGGTTGAAAAAGAAGATCAGCACAGAATTAATTCTAAGATTAGAGTTGAAGAAGTTAGATTAGTAGGTGACAATGTAGAAGTTGGAGTATATCCAATAAGGAAGGCCTTGGCCATTGCTGAAGAGCAAGAACTAGACCTTGTAGAAATTTCACCTAAAGCGGTACCGCCTGTTTGTAAGGTTATGGATTATAAGAAGTTTCTTTACGAACAGAAGAAACGAGATAAAGCCTTAAAATCCAAGGCGACTAAAGTTATAGTTAAAGAAATTCGTTTTGGTCCTCAAACAGACGATCATGATTACGAGTTTAAAAAGAAGCATGCAGAAAAGTTCTTAAAAGAAGGTGCTAAATTAAAAGCATTTGTATTCTTTAAAGGACGTTCTATTGTATTCAAAGAACAAGGTCAGATTTTGTTATTACGTTTAGCACAAGACCTTGAAGAATTTGGTAAAGTAGAACAAATGCCTAAATTGGAAGGTAAACGTATGACAATGTTTATTGCTCCAAAAAAATCAAAGTAA